Within the candidate division KSB1 bacterium genome, the region TATATTCAACGGTTATGTTGGGATGTTCGTAGTCGACGCGGTTAACAAAAGTTTTGATAAAGGCTCTTGAATTCTTGTCATATCGAGCCAATCCGTGAAGGCCCTTACTGGGCAGGTCAAAAGATTGGACCCGTAAGGAATGCCCTTTTTAATTCCTCTACCCTTTTGGTCGGTCTTAGATCTTCGGACTATGATGACAATACCACCTTTGTTGAATTCCAGGTCTTCAACATCAAGTGACACCAATTCCGAACGCCGGAAAGCTCCGGCAAATCCAAGAAGCAAAAGCGCTTTATCACGGACTCCAATTAGAGAATCCGGTAATATCGCAATCATCTTTTGCATATCATCGATTAATAGAGGCTTCTTCTGGATTAGAGCCACTCCATTTGTTCTTTGGATTCCTTCCATTGTGCTCTTCACCAGTTGGTCTGAAGTGGGACTATCGTGTCCTTGAGCCTTGTAGAACATATTTATTGCTGAGAGACGTCGCTTAATCGTGCTACACTTTTTCCCTTGTTCAGCCAAATCAGAAATGTAAAGTGCAATCGTTGACGGCTCCGGCGGCAATATGTCCAAGTGATTCGCTTTGCACCAATGTGTGAAATTCTGAACATCACTTTTATAGGCTCGCCTGGTATTCTCCGCTTTTGATTTCTGGATAAAATACTTGGTAGTTTCAACTTTGTCTATAAGGGCGATGTTTTTTGCTGCGATTTTCGTTAGTTGATTCATTTTTGTCACCGCTTTATTAGCTTCATTTTTATGTCCGATAAGGGCGGTTATCGGACATAATTTTCGATTGTAAGAATCATCTCCTTTATCGATAAGACTCTAAATAGAGGCCGTCTGTAGCTGTAAATGTGGGTTCGTAAAAGCAGAGGAAAGACTTGCTGTTGGTGAAAATCTAAGAGTGATTCAAGGCCAAAGGCATCAGCCAAGCCGTGAAAGTTAAAGGGTGGACTGCACTGGTGGGGTTGGTTCTGGCGCATCATGCACCTCCTTCAAAGCAAAAGCCCAGGCTGGTCGAAATACCAAAGGTATTTTTGGGGCC harbors:
- a CDS encoding site-specific integrase, with translation MNQLTKIAAKNIALIDKVETTKYFIQKSKAENTRRAYKSDVQNFTHWCKANHLDILPPEPSTIALYISDLAEQGKKCSTIKRRLSAINMFYKAQGHDSPTSDQLVKSTMEGIQRTNGVALIQKKPLLIDDMQKMIAILPDSLIGVRDKALLLLGFAGAFRRSELVSLDVEDLEFNKGGIVIIVRRSKTDQKGRGIKKGIPYGSNLLTCPVRAFTDWLDMTRIQEPLSKLLLTASTTNIPT